In Candidatus Defluviibacterium haderslevense, the following are encoded in one genomic region:
- a CDS encoding DegT/DnrJ/EryC1/StrS family aminotransferase, which produces MLDNKKYIQISQPSMGQDEWEACKGPIFSGWMTQGPRVAEFEKMFADIHQVKHAIAVSNCTTALHIAVVACGVGPGDEVIVPAFTWVSTANVVEYCGATPIFVDIDLRTFNLDPLQLAAKITPKTKAIIPVHLFGLCADIDAIKNIAGNIPIIEDGACAAGAIYKGRFAGGLGDIACFSFHPRKSVTTGEGGMLTTHDDAIAAHMNCLRNHGASLSEEQRHKGPKPYILPEFDMVGYNYRMTDLQGAVGVVQLKKLKTFIDYRHQWAQFYTRELEQLPWLKTPFIPENYTHGWQSYVTYIDESKSPRSRNDLMEYLQQHGIATRPGTHAVHMLSFYKNKYGIKADDYPNAMRADQHSMSIPLHNLMTAEDFQYVVDIIKSA; this is translated from the coding sequence ATGCTAGATAATAAAAAATATATCCAAATTTCCCAACCCTCCATGGGGCAAGATGAATGGGAAGCCTGCAAGGGTCCGATTTTTTCAGGATGGATGACTCAGGGACCAAGAGTAGCAGAATTTGAAAAAATGTTTGCAGATATTCATCAAGTTAAACATGCCATTGCTGTTTCTAATTGTACTACAGCATTGCATATTGCTGTTGTCGCTTGTGGAGTAGGTCCAGGCGATGAAGTAATAGTTCCTGCATTTACCTGGGTTTCTACCGCCAATGTGGTAGAATATTGTGGTGCTACACCAATCTTTGTAGATATAGACTTAAGAACTTTCAATCTCGATCCACTACAGTTAGCCGCTAAAATTACCCCAAAAACCAAAGCCATTATTCCTGTACATTTATTTGGATTATGTGCAGATATTGATGCTATAAAAAACATTGCTGGTAATATTCCTATTATTGAAGATGGAGCCTGTGCTGCAGGAGCTATTTACAAAGGTAGATTTGCAGGCGGTTTAGGTGACATTGCTTGTTTTTCATTTCATCCTAGAAAATCTGTAACCACGGGTGAAGGAGGAATGTTAACAACTCATGATGATGCCATCGCAGCGCATATGAATTGTCTTAGAAATCATGGCGCTTCATTGTCTGAAGAACAAAGACATAAAGGACCAAAACCATACATTTTACCAGAATTTGATATGGTGGGTTATAATTATCGAATGACTGATCTTCAGGGAGCGGTAGGTGTAGTCCAACTAAAAAAATTAAAAACATTTATTGATTATAGACATCAATGGGCACAATTTTATACCAGAGAATTAGAACAACTCCCTTGGTTGAAAACGCCTTTCATTCCAGAAAATTATACTCATGGATGGCAGTCTTATGTCACATACATTGACGAAAGTAAATCACCACGTAGTAGAAATGATTTGATGGAATATTTACAACAGCACGGTATTGCAACGAGACCAGGCACACATGCGGTTCATATGCTCTCATTTTATAAAAATAAATATGGAATTAAAGCCGATGATTATCCTAATGCTATGAGAGCAGACCAACATTCTATGTCAATACCTTTACATAATCTAATGACTGCTGAAGATTTTCAATATGTAGTTGACATCATAAAGTCCGCCTAA